The Dickeya poaceiphila DNA window AAGCCAACGGCGTGGTTCTGAAACGCCGGTTAGGCGAACCGCTGCCTGCACTGGCAGGCGTACCCTATGCGGTGAAAAACCTGTTCGATGTTGCCGGTGAAACCACCCTTGCCGGCGCCAGACTGTTCAGCCAACGCCCTCCCGCCAGTCAGGATGCGTTCGCGGTACGCCAGTTGCAGGCGCAAGGCGCATTGTTGTCCGGCTTGCTGAATATGGATGCCTACGCCTACGGCTTTACCACCGAGAACAGCCACTACGGCGCCACCCGCAACCCGCATGATTTGACGCGTATCGCGGGGGGATCGTCCGGCGGCTCAGCCGCGGCGGTAGCAGCCGGGCTGGTGAATTTTGCACTCGGCAGCGACACCAACGGTTCGATCCGCGTTCCCGCTTCGTTGTGTGGCATCTTCGGGCTGAAACCCACTTTCGGACGGTTATCACGTCAGGGGACACAGCCGTTTGTCGGCAGCCTTGATCACATCGGCCCGCTGGCACGCAGCGTGGACGATCTGGCGCTGGTCTATGACGTACTGCAAGGCCGCGATCCGGCTGATCGCTTTCAGGCAAACCAACCACTACGATCCACCGTCCCCTCGCTGTCCGACGCGGCACCGCTGCGCAGCCGGGTACTGGGCGGTTACTTCGCACAATGGTGCGATGAACAGGCCGCCACGGCAGTACGACAGGTGGCCGATGGATTAAACGCCGACAGTGATGTGATACTGGATAATGCTGCGCTGGCGCGTACCGCGGCATTTATTCTTTCCGCCAGCGAAGGCGGCAACCAATACCTGCCTGCGCTACAAGCCACACCGGAACAATTTGAACCGCTTTCCCGTGAACGGCTGTTGGCAGGCGCGATGATCCCTGCCGCCTGGTATGTGCAGGCTCAGCGTTTCCGCGATCATTTCCGCCGCGACATACTGGCGCTGTTTGCCGACACCGATCTGCTGATTGCACCAGCGACACCTTGCCCGGCAACGCCTGTCGGTCAGGAAACCATGCGCATCAATCACACCGATTTACCGATCCGCGCCAGCATGGGCATGTTGACCCAACCGATATCGTTCGTCGGCCTGCCGGTGGTAACGGTACCGCTGGCAACCGCCAGTGGGCTGCCTATCGGCGTGCAGCTCATCGCCGCGCCATGGCGGGAAGATATCGCGCTGCGCGCGGCCTGGCGCTTAGAGCAGCAGGGCATCGCCCGGACTCTGCCACCCGTTACTTTTCACTCATAAGGACTTTTCACATGACACCAGAGATAAATCTGCCTGACGTACTGGCCGAGGTTACCACCGCCTTTTACCGTTACGAAAAGGCGCTGACCGGCAACGATATTGACGTGCTGGACCAGTTGTTCTGGCACGATGCGCGTACCGTGCGTTACGGCGCATCAGAAAACCTGTACGGTATTGAGCAGATCCGCGCCTTCCGCGCTGCTCGCCCGTCAGCCGGGTTGGACCGCCAGTTGCAAAACACGGTGATCACCACCTATGGCCGCGATACGGCGGTTGCCAGTACCGAATTTCGTCGTGAAGGCAGCGAGAAAATCGGACGCCAGATGCAAACCTGGCTGCGTACCGAACAAGGCTGGCGGATAGTAGCTGCTCATGTGAGCCTGATGGTGTAACCAACAAAACAGCCCACGCCGGATAGCTGATATCTGTTTTACCGGCTATCCGGATGAGTTAACGGGAGGCGGGAGTCGTGGCGAGTATCTCGGCCAGTAATGAAGGCGATACCGGAATAAGCCCCATCTTCAGACCGAAAGGCTTAAACACTTTGTTGATGATATCCGCCGTGTAATTGCCTTTGTCATTCTCTATTTCCGACAACGTTTTACGTGATACGCCAACCAGATTGGCATAAGCATCCTGCTTAAGACCCAGCACGGTAAGGCGCAATTCTTTCAGTGCGTTTCCCTGCGATATTTCGCCTATCATCATCCTGCGGATAATGTTCTGCATCGCAAACTGCCTTTCGCTGGCATTGAGCGGTCTGGAATTTTTTGATGCTCTCGTTTTCGAGACATCCGCCGTCCCCGTAGTTACAACTACGGGTAGAGCCTGAAAGCGCTCCTGCGCCACATTGCTCTCCTGCAAGCGCTGGCGCAGCTTGCGTATGGTTTCCTGAACATCATCCGCAACCGCGTAGCGCGTTATATTTTTGCGTTCCTGGCTCATAACAATCCCCAGCGCTGTAGCTTCTCAGGAAGGTAATCAAACCCGATGGAAGGCAGGTTTACTATCGACTCAGGTACGCCACGTGCCTGAAGCCGCGCTTTCAGACCAACCAGTTGCACCGCTGTCTCCTGCAATTTCGCCATCAACAACGTCGGCGGAAGAATGTCGGAAAACAGTTCCGCTATCCGCTCAAACTGATAGTCACCGCCGATTTCCAGCGGCTCCGGCCATTTGGTCGCTCTGGCAATGCCCGCGGGGTCAGCCTTCATCGGTGCAAAATCGTAAATCGGTGCCAACCGAATCCCCTGTTCATCTTTGAGAAACGCGGTATTGCGACCATGGTTATCACTGTTGCCGAAGGCAATATTCAACAGATCGCGTCGCACCCACTCAACCACAAACGCCTCAGGGTCAAAAAATTTTCCCTCTACGCTAACCGTATGACTGGACGCGATTTTGGCGATCACCGCCCGAATCACCTGATCGTGCCGCAGCGCACTACCCGGCCCGGCCCGCAGCAGGGAATACACCGACTCCATACCGTATCGTTTAACCTGTCCATTGCCGGGGAATTCGATATCAAAGCGCGGCAACCAGAGCGACGGATAATGCCGTCCTTCTTCCAGGCGCATACCCGCCACAGGAATGGTGTCGAACCCCATATAGGCCAGCTCATGGTAATAATGAAACTCGGCTCGCAGGATGTCGCCGTCAATCTCACTGCGCTGCCCACGCGGAAACTTCACCAGATAAGCGGCATCACAACAGTTGGGATCATCCTGCCAGGTATCGATCCATACCTTATCGTCCGCATGACATCGCAACAGCAGCTTTGGCGCTTCACCTCCCGCACCTGTAGCCCCTCCGGCAGCGGCACCACGTTGTTGCGCATAATCCAGAAAATCGCTGGCCCGGTTCTTCACATCCTCAATGCTGAAAAAGCGGGTTTTACCATGATGTCGGGCTGGAACTGATTCTTTGATACGCAAATTACCAACCGGTGCAATGGTGGCATGGCGCAACAAGACATAATTTTGCAACTGTGCCGGCAACCCAGAGAGATCAAGATGATCAATCCAATACTGTCGGCTGGCGCCTGCCGGCATAATGTCATCCAGAAAGCGCATCCATCCGGGTTCACCACCATCATCAAAGAAGACCCGGACCGGGTAATTGACGGAAACCGCGTGGTGGTCATCACAATCTATATAGTCAATGCCATAATCAGACGCATAATCCAGCCGCGTTAGCAGGTAATTATTCTGGTCGCTATCAGGAAAACCGATCTCGGCAATATCCTGCCACACATTATCGACAAACGCCTGAACAGTCAGTCGCTCCATAGCCCCTCCGCGCTCATTACGTGTAGCATAGCACACCCAAAATACCAGAAAGACAATTAAAGACACCAAAAGGTAACATTAACTAAATAAACTCAATTTAATGTTACCTATACGTATCAAAAGCCAATCAGCCAATAATGAAACCTATAGGTATCATAAAATGCAAAAAAACCAAACAACGAAACCTATCAGTTACATTGTTTGGCTCAAGCAGATATGGAATGAAACGAGATGAATTAAAACCGGTAAACGCGCAACCGCTATTATGATCGCGTCAGTCCTGATACGGATGAACCCGATGCCAGTGCTCGGCGATATCCTGACGGCGGCAGACCCACACCCGCTCGTGCTGCTGGATATAATCGAGGAACCGTTGTAACGCCCGGAAACGACCTGGCCGCCCCAGCAGGCGACAATGCATACCAATCGACATCATTTTCGGCGCATCCTCCCCTTCGGCATACAACACATCAAAGCTATCTTTCAGATAGCTGAAAAACTGCTCGCCGCTGTTGAACCCCTGCGGTGAGGCGAAGCGCATATCATTAGCATCCAACGTATAGGGAACGATCAAATGCGGCTTCACCGCGCCGTCTGCACGCCGTACCGGCAACCAGAAGGGTAGATCGTCGCCATAGTAGTCGCTGTCGTAGAGGAAACCACCCTGCTCCAGCACCAGTTGTCGGGTGTGGGGGCTGTCGCGTCCGGTGTACCAGCCTAGCGGCGGCTGGCCGAACAATTCGGTATGCACCGCGATAGCCTGTTGCAAATGTGCACGCTCGGTGTCGATATCCATATTCTGGTAGTGGATCCAACGCCAGCCGTGGCTAACCACGTCATAGTCCGCCGCCCTGATAGCCTCGACCACCGCTGGGTTCCGCGCCAGTGCCATCGCCACGCCGAACACCGTCATCGGCAAGCCACGGCGTTGAAACTCCTGATGAATACGCCAGAAACCAGCGCGGGAGCCGTATTCATAGAGCGAATCCATCGACATATGTCGCGTCGGGTAACTGGCAGCACCGATGATATCGGACAAAAATTGCTCAGATCCGGCGTCGCCGTGCAGCACATGCTTTTCCGCCCCTTCTTCGTAATTCAGTACAAACTGCACCGCGATGCGAGCCTGTCCGGGCCAACGAGCGTGTGGCGGTTGACCAGCATAACCTATCAGATCACGCGGGTAGTCAGGGTCTGAACCCCATAGCTGAGAAAGTGTCATGGTGTCTTTCCTTAATTATGATGACAGCAACAGCACCGCTTAACGTAGCGCCTCGAATGCGCCGGTTAACGGCTTGTCCAGCGGGTAGTCGAGATCGCCGTGTTTGCTGGTGCTTAGCCCCAGCCCAACCAGCGATTCCACCATTTTCACCGCCGCTCCCACGCCATCGATCACCGGGATACCTAATTCCTGCGTCAGCGCCTGCGCCAGATCGGCCATACCACCGCAACCCAGCACAATCGCGCCGGCTCCATCCTGCCGCTTCGCTTGTATACACATTTCCCGCACTTTATGTTGCGCCAGCCCGTGTCCATCCTCCAGTGCCAGCACCGGCAGATCAATGGCGTGCAGTGCGGCGCAGTGATGCTCAAAGCCGTAGCGCTGCAACAGATGACGTGCGATGACAAGCGTGCGCGGCAGCGTGGTGACGATGGAAAAACGCGTCGCCACCAGCGTTGCCAAATGCATCGCCGCTTCCGCGATGCCCACCACCGGCGCACTCGCCAGTTCCCGTGCCGCCAGCAGACCGGGGTCGCCAAAGCAGGCAATGACATGGCCGCTGACGCCCTGCTCGCGTCCCAGCCGAATCTGCTCCAGCACGCCGAGAGTCGCCACCGCTTCATCAAAATGCCCTTCGATAGACGGCACGCCTTGTGACGGACATACCGCCAGAATATCGGTGCCGGGCGCCGCCACTCGCCGCGCCGCGTCGCCGATGGTTTCAGTCATTGCCAGACTGGTATTGGGGTTGATTACCTGAATCACACATCGGCTCATTCGGCCTGCTCCTTCCTATTGTGATCTAGCTGACTTCAGATGACTGAACAACTGCGAGAAATCCGGCGTAGCCGCGCTGTCGCCACCAAAACGCAGGCTGGCGACGATATCGTCGAAATGTTGTTGCATAGCGGTAGTCAGCGCTGCCAGATCCCGGTTGCGCAGCAGCATCAACAAATCATGGTGATCGTGACAACGGCATCCCTGCTGCCAGGGCGCGCCGTAGGCAGCAATCACCAGCGATGAGCGCAACGTCAATTGCGACACCATACGGGTTAACACGCTGTTGCCGGAAATCGCCTGCAACTGAATATGGAAGGCGGCTGACAGGCGGATCGCTTCCGGCCCGTTGCGATCCTGATGTGCTTGCTCTTCCGCTGCCATCAATTTCTCCAGTGCTGCCAGGTGCGGCGGCTGACAGTGAGCCAAAACCGCGGGCAGGTTGGCGCACTCCATCAGGCTGCGGGTTTGAAAGATCTCACGCGCTTCCTCTACCGTCGGTGTCGCCACCTGTGCACCACGCTTGGGCAACAGCGTGATCATTTGCACCGTCGCCAGACGCTGCAGCACCTTGCGGATCCCGGTACGGCTGACGCCGAATACCTCCGCCAGCGACTCTTCCGGCAGGCGGACACCCGGCAACAATTGATGCTCAACAATCGCATTCAGCAGCGCATGGTAGATAACGTCATCTTTTTGCTCGAAAAATGTCTCTTGTCCGAGACCATAAATATCGTTCATTGGCTTTTTCCGTCATCACGTCACCACCAGATCGTACACAAAAAATAAATTTATTGTATACAAAATTCACCAATCTGGCCCAAATCCTGCAACACATCACAGGACAGGTTATTCATCTCTATTTTTATCGTCATCAAAAAAGGAGCAGATTCCATGCCAGAAAAAATGACATCCGCCGGAACCACCCCGGCACATTACAGCCCAAGACTGTGTAATGAAGATTTGGCTCCGACACGTGAACAAAGCTGGTCCTGGTACAATATCTTTTCCTTCTGGATGTCGGATGTTCACAGCATGGGCGGCTACGTGGTAGCAGCCAGTTTCTTTACGCTGGGTCTGGCTAGTTGGCAGGTGCTGCTGTGTCTGCTGGCAGGTATCTGCATCGTGCAACTGTGCGCCAATCTGGTAGCCAAACCCAGCCAGCTCAGCGGTGTGCCCTATGCGGTGATTTGCCGTCAGTCCTTCGGGGTGTTCGGCGCCAACATTCCGGCGGTAATCCGCGGCCTGATCGCGTTCGCCTGGTACGGCATACAGACCTATCTGGCCGCCAACGCATTGATGCTGGTGTTGCTGAAATTCGCCCCGTCGCTTACCTCACTGACGACCAGCCACTGGCTTGGCCTGTCAACGCTGGGATGGCTGTGCTTTGGCGTCATGTGGCTGCTACAGGCGATGGTGTTCTGGCACGGCATGAGCGCTATCAAGCGGTTTATCGATGTTGCTGGCCCGGCGGTTTATGTGGTGATGCTGGCACTGGCGGGATGGATTGTATACAAAACCGGGCTGGAAAATATCTCTTTCACCCTGAGTAGCAAATCACTCAGCAGCGGCGAGCAGGTATGGCAGATGATTACCGCCACGGCGCTGGTGGTGTCTTATTTTTCCGGGCCATTGCTGAACTTCGGCGATTTTTCCCGTTACGGCAAAAGTATGCAGGAAATCTACCGCGGCAACCGCTGGGGACTGCCATTCAACTTCCTGCTGTTCTCCATTGTCACGGTGGTGATTGTCTCCGGCACCCAGTCCCTGTTCGGCCAAATGATCACCGATCCGATAGAAACCGTTAGCCGCGTCGGCAACAGCGTGGCGGTAGCGCTGGGCCTGCTGACCATGATTGTCGCCACCATCGGCATCAATATTGTCGCCAATTTCGTTTCCCCGGCGTTCGATTTTTCCAACTGTTCGCCGCAGCGTATCAGTTTCCGTACCGGCGGGATGATTGCCGCCGTCGGTTCAGTCCTGTTGACCCCGTGGAACCTGTTCAATTCACCAGAACTGATCCACTACACACTTGACGTGCTGGGCGCATTTATCGGCCCATTGTTCGGCATCCTGCTGGCGGATTTTTACCTGATCAAAGGCGGCAAGGTGGATGTAGACGCACTGTTCAACGCCACCCCGAATGGTCGCTACTGGTACCGTAACGGCATCAATCCGAATGCGGTGCTGGCACTGCTGCCGTCGGTGGCTATCGGGCTGGTCATCAGTTTCGTACCAGCCTGGCATGAAGTCGCCAACTTCAGTTGGTTCATCGGCGTCGGCCTGGGCGCAGGTAGCTACCGTTATCTGGCGCGCCGGGAAAAAGCGGCCACGCCAGGCACCGCCAACTTGTCAGGTTTAGTACTGGGCAAAGAGTAAAAAAGAATCACCCAGCCCCGGATCATAACGATCCGGGTGCTTACCCCGCCAGCGTGCCCCGTTTTTGCTCCTACTCTGGGTTAGGCTGTGCCACTACAGTGCATCGCACTATTACCGCCCTGTGACTTTTTAAAAAATCACTTTATAAACAGAAAATTAAAAAACTGGCACAAGGTTTGAATATTGCCAGCCATCTTCTATACCCGTTGGAATTATCTTATGACATCGCAAACCGCTTATACCGGCCTGACACTGCCCCAGTGGCGACATCACTATCAGCGACACCCTGAAGATGTAACTGAAATCGTGCTGGCCGTCTGGCGCTCATTGAATGCTGAAGACCCGGCATGGATTTATCTGCCTGACGAAGCTCATGTCCGCGAGCAGATTACCCACTTGCTCAGCCAGCCTGACGCCCAACGCCTGCCGTTGTACGGCATTCCATTCGCAGTCAAGGACAACATCGATGTCGCCGGCTGGCCCACCAGCGCCGCCTGCCCGGCTTTTACTTACACCGCAGCACAAGACGCCACTGTAGTGGCACGTCTGAAAGCGGCGGGCGCCATCGTGCTTGGTAAAACCAACCTTGACCAGTTCGCCACTGGGTTAGTGGGCACCCGCTCACCGTTCGGCGCGGTGCCGAATAGCATCAGGCCAGAGTATGTCAGCGGCGGCTCCAGCTCTGGTTCCGCCTCGGCGGTAGCCCGTGGACTGGTGCCGTTCACACTGGGTACAGATACCGCCGGGTCTGGCCGTGTTCCAGCCGGTTTCAACAATATCGTCGGGCTGAAACCGACCAAAGGCTGGCTGTCAACACAAGGGGTGGTGCCTGCCTGTCGCCTCAATGACTGCGTATCAGTGTTCGCATTAACGGTACAGGATGCCTGGTTTGTCGCAACGCTGGCAGGTGGTTATGACGAAAACGACGCCTATTCGCGCCACCATCCACGCACCACACCGGCTGATGTCTCCGACCAGTTGCGCCTGGCAGTACCGCATCCACTGGAATTTTTTGGCGATCAACAGGCGGAACAGGCGTTTCAGCAGGCGTTATCACATTTGCAGGCGATGGGCGCGACACTGGAAACGCTGGATTTCACCCCGTTCGAACAACTGGCACGTCAGTTATACGAGGGACCCTGGGTAGCAGAACGCACCGTAGCCGTCGGCAAGTTACTGCATGAACAGCCAGAGGCGATGGACCCGGTGGTACGCAGCATTATCGCCAAAGGCGCCGATTACCGCGCCAGCGAGGTATTCGAAGCGGAATACCTGCGGGCGGAGCTGGCGCGACAGATTGCGGCCCAGCTAAATGGGTTTGACGCGCTGGTAGTACCAACCACCCCCACTATTCGTACCCAGGAAGAGATAACGCAACAGCCAGTGGTCTATAACTCACAATTCGGTTTCTACACCAACTTCACCAATCTGGCCGATTTGTGCGGGCTGGCGCTGCCAGCGCCATTTCGTGCAGACGGTTTGCCTGCCGGTATTACGCTGCTTGCGCCCGCCTGGCATGACGCTGCGCTGGCGGCGCTTGGTCAACGCTGGCAGGCCGCCACCGCACTGCCGTT harbors:
- a CDS encoding AtzE family amidohydrolase codes for the protein MNPAQLSIRTLQAELAAGHLSATDIARNTLAQIEQHNPAVNAYTAVTAQRMLTEANGVVLKRRLGEPLPALAGVPYAVKNLFDVAGETTLAGARLFSQRPPASQDAFAVRQLQAQGALLSGLLNMDAYAYGFTTENSHYGATRNPHDLTRIAGGSSGGSAAAVAAGLVNFALGSDTNGSIRVPASLCGIFGLKPTFGRLSRQGTQPFVGSLDHIGPLARSVDDLALVYDVLQGRDPADRFQANQPLRSTVPSLSDAAPLRSRVLGGYFAQWCDEQAATAVRQVADGLNADSDVILDNAALARTAAFILSASEGGNQYLPALQATPEQFEPLSRERLLAGAMIPAAWYVQAQRFRDHFRRDILALFADTDLLIAPATPCPATPVGQETMRINHTDLPIRASMGMLTQPISFVGLPVVTVPLATASGLPIGVQLIAAPWREDIALRAAWRLEQQGIARTLPPVTFHS
- the hpxZ gene encoding oxalurate catabolism protein HpxZ, producing the protein MTPEINLPDVLAEVTTAFYRYEKALTGNDIDVLDQLFWHDARTVRYGASENLYGIEQIRAFRAARPSAGLDRQLQNTVITTYGRDTAVASTEFRREGSEKIGRQMQTWLRTEQGWRIVAAHVSLMV
- a CDS encoding helix-turn-helix transcriptional regulator, with amino-acid sequence MSQERKNITRYAVADDVQETIRKLRQRLQESNVAQERFQALPVVVTTGTADVSKTRASKNSRPLNASERQFAMQNIIRRMMIGEISQGNALKELRLTVLGLKQDAYANLVGVSRKTLSEIENDKGNYTADIINKVFKPFGLKMGLIPVSPSLLAEILATTPASR
- a CDS encoding type II toxin-antitoxin system HipA family toxin; the encoded protein is MERLTVQAFVDNVWQDIAEIGFPDSDQNNYLLTRLDYASDYGIDYIDCDDHHAVSVNYPVRVFFDDGGEPGWMRFLDDIMPAGASRQYWIDHLDLSGLPAQLQNYVLLRHATIAPVGNLRIKESVPARHHGKTRFFSIEDVKNRASDFLDYAQQRGAAAGGATGAGGEAPKLLLRCHADDKVWIDTWQDDPNCCDAAYLVKFPRGQRSEIDGDILRAEFHYYHELAYMGFDTIPVAGMRLEEGRHYPSLWLPRFDIEFPGNGQVKRYGMESVYSLLRAGPGSALRHDQVIRAVIAKIASSHTVSVEGKFFDPEAFVVEWVRRDLLNIAFGNSDNHGRNTAFLKDEQGIRLAPIYDFAPMKADPAGIARATKWPEPLEIGGDYQFERIAELFSDILPPTLLMAKLQETAVQLVGLKARLQARGVPESIVNLPSIGFDYLPEKLQRWGLL
- the puuE gene encoding allantoinase PuuE, with the translated sequence MTLSQLWGSDPDYPRDLIGYAGQPPHARWPGQARIAVQFVLNYEEGAEKHVLHGDAGSEQFLSDIIGAASYPTRHMSMDSLYEYGSRAGFWRIHQEFQRRGLPMTVFGVAMALARNPAVVEAIRAADYDVVSHGWRWIHYQNMDIDTERAHLQQAIAVHTELFGQPPLGWYTGRDSPHTRQLVLEQGGFLYDSDYYGDDLPFWLPVRRADGAVKPHLIVPYTLDANDMRFASPQGFNSGEQFFSYLKDSFDVLYAEGEDAPKMMSIGMHCRLLGRPGRFRALQRFLDYIQQHERVWVCRRQDIAEHWHRVHPYQD
- the hpxA gene encoding allantoin racemase is translated as MSRCVIQVINPNTSLAMTETIGDAARRVAAPGTDILAVCPSQGVPSIEGHFDEAVATLGVLEQIRLGREQGVSGHVIACFGDPGLLAARELASAPVVGIAEAAMHLATLVATRFSIVTTLPRTLVIARHLLQRYGFEHHCAALHAIDLPVLALEDGHGLAQHKVREMCIQAKRQDGAGAIVLGCGGMADLAQALTQELGIPVIDGVGAAVKMVESLVGLGLSTSKHGDLDYPLDKPLTGAFEALR
- a CDS encoding GntR family transcriptional regulator, which codes for MNDIYGLGQETFFEQKDDVIYHALLNAIVEHQLLPGVRLPEESLAEVFGVSRTGIRKVLQRLATVQMITLLPKRGAQVATPTVEEAREIFQTRSLMECANLPAVLAHCQPPHLAALEKLMAAEEQAHQDRNGPEAIRLSAAFHIQLQAISGNSVLTRMVSQLTLRSSLVIAAYGAPWQQGCRCHDHHDLLMLLRNRDLAALTTAMQQHFDDIVASLRFGGDSAATPDFSQLFSHLKSARSQ
- a CDS encoding NCS1 family nucleobase:cation symporter-1; the protein is MPEKMTSAGTTPAHYSPRLCNEDLAPTREQSWSWYNIFSFWMSDVHSMGGYVVAASFFTLGLASWQVLLCLLAGICIVQLCANLVAKPSQLSGVPYAVICRQSFGVFGANIPAVIRGLIAFAWYGIQTYLAANALMLVLLKFAPSLTSLTTSHWLGLSTLGWLCFGVMWLLQAMVFWHGMSAIKRFIDVAGPAVYVVMLALAGWIVYKTGLENISFTLSSKSLSSGEQVWQMITATALVVSYFSGPLLNFGDFSRYGKSMQEIYRGNRWGLPFNFLLFSIVTVVIVSGTQSLFGQMITDPIETVSRVGNSVAVALGLLTMIVATIGINIVANFVSPAFDFSNCSPQRISFRTGGMIAAVGSVLLTPWNLFNSPELIHYTLDVLGAFIGPLFGILLADFYLIKGGKVDVDALFNATPNGRYWYRNGINPNAVLALLPSVAIGLVISFVPAWHEVANFSWFIGVGLGAGSYRYLARREKAATPGTANLSGLVLGKE
- the atzF gene encoding allophanate hydrolase gives rise to the protein MTSQTAYTGLTLPQWRHHYQRHPEDVTEIVLAVWRSLNAEDPAWIYLPDEAHVREQITHLLSQPDAQRLPLYGIPFAVKDNIDVAGWPTSAACPAFTYTAAQDATVVARLKAAGAIVLGKTNLDQFATGLVGTRSPFGAVPNSIRPEYVSGGSSSGSASAVARGLVPFTLGTDTAGSGRVPAGFNNIVGLKPTKGWLSTQGVVPACRLNDCVSVFALTVQDAWFVATLAGGYDENDAYSRHHPRTTPADVSDQLRLAVPHPLEFFGDQQAEQAFQQALSHLQAMGATLETLDFTPFEQLARQLYEGPWVAERTVAVGKLLHEQPEAMDPVVRSIIAKGADYRASEVFEAEYLRAELARQIAAQLNGFDALVVPTTPTIRTQEEITQQPVVYNSQFGFYTNFTNLADLCGLALPAPFRADGLPAGITLLAPAWHDAALAALGQRWQAATALPLGATGHALPSVTLQKALSPHHVRIAVVGAHLSGMPLNFQLITRNAVKVEETVTSADYRLYALANTQPPKPGLVNTGQGQPIAVELWDIPLARFGEFVAEIPPPLGIGTLTLADGRQVKGFICEPAALEGAQDITEFGGWRAFVTQRSPA